One genomic region from Pyrobaculum islandicum DSM 4184 encodes:
- a CDS encoding tRNA(Ile)(2)-agmatinylcytidine synthase, whose protein sequence is MRVVVGIDDTDSHRGGCTTYVGYVLAKEIMKKWGPRAFRDFPHLVRLNPNIPFKTRGNAAVALDLDIPEGDIEELWKLVIDIVNIYARREGKTDPGVAVAVGEIPERARLLYRMALTQVVSASAADRVGVRTWGGRGRVGAVAAVGAAFPKSTFELIAYREGERAPVAPELVQAMELFTYPYTFHNLDKRRVLIEPRGPDPVYYGIRGLTPQHLRYALALLEKWGYKPVGWVIYRTNQATDAHIELGVFFQDPYPYSFYRTRGIIVETRRISGRHLAGRLDNGIEFVVYRHLGKLAARLERCIGCDVVLYGGVKPRGESLYLYVERAYILGRYLAEKGRCPYCGGSLESLGRGKGWRCRGCGTIFYHVATKWLYDISPQDILLPRPGEWRHLLKPPEIDPTIPNFFTPEGVEWIR, encoded by the coding sequence ATGAGAGTTGTAGTAGGTATAGACGATACAGATAGCCACAGAGGTGGATGTACGACATATGTAGGCTATGTGTTAGCTAAGGAGATAATGAAAAAATGGGGGCCCCGCGCGTTTAGAGACTTTCCCCACCTCGTCCGGCTAAATCCAAATATCCCATTTAAAACCAGAGGGAACGCTGCGGTGGCATTAGACTTAGATATCCCAGAAGGCGATATAGAAGAGCTTTGGAAACTCGTAATTGACATAGTAAACATATATGCCAGACGCGAGGGAAAGACAGACCCGGGGGTGGCTGTGGCAGTTGGCGAAATACCAGAGCGGGCCCGTCTCTTATACCGCATGGCCCTAACACAAGTGGTGAGCGCAAGTGCGGCAGATAGAGTCGGCGTTCGCACATGGGGCGGCAGAGGGAGAGTCGGCGCCGTTGCGGCAGTAGGCGCGGCGTTTCCAAAATCCACTTTTGAACTAATAGCATATAGAGAGGGGGAGAGAGCCCCAGTAGCGCCTGAGCTTGTACAAGCCATGGAATTGTTTACATACCCCTACACTTTCCACAACTTAGACAAAAGACGTGTGTTGATAGAGCCCAGGGGGCCTGACCCTGTATATTACGGCATACGTGGACTTACGCCACAACACCTTAGATATGCATTGGCCCTCTTAGAGAAATGGGGCTATAAGCCGGTGGGGTGGGTAATATACAGGACAAACCAAGCAACAGACGCACATATAGAACTCGGCGTCTTCTTCCAAGACCCATACCCCTACTCATTCTATAGAACAAGAGGGATTATTGTAGAGACTAGGAGGATTAGTGGCAGACATTTAGCCGGCAGATTAGACAACGGCATTGAATTTGTTGTGTATAGACACTTGGGAAAACTAGCCGCAAGATTGGAAAGATGTATAGGCTGTGACGTCGTACTCTACGGCGGGGTAAAACCCAGGGGGGAGTCCCTATATCTATATGTAGAGAGGGCCTATATATTGGGCAGATACCTCGCCGAGAAAGGACGATGTCCATACTGCGGAGGGTCGCTTGAGAGTCTGGGGAGGGGCAAGGGGTGGAGATGTAGAGGGTGTGGAACTATTTTTTACCACGTAGCGACAAAGTGGCTATACGATATATCGCCGCAAGATATACTACTGCCGCGGCCAGGCGAGTGGCGCCATCTCTTAAAACCGCCGGAGATAGACCCCACAATTCCAAATTTCTTCACGCCAGAGGGCGTAGAGTGGATTCGCTAA
- a CDS encoding ABC transporter substrate-binding protein, with product MIFRGALDGVPEKVVSLNPSVNEFLAILNISLAGRDAFSYRPAELLRVPIVGTFVDVNMDVLEKIRPDLVILYYPVQKHLLDEVTKIAKAVIAVPTPTNIDHVVAIFRFFARIFDKDEEGDRVAGIYRELFKGVPLYDDVLAIINLGVYDVACSNSYVADALTHIGLRYMRGLPCVFRQNESPPTELIERAKFVVYEAKGKMYYEKEVQFLREKPYVVTPNDTLAHYGPSLPLDLQLLLNAVAKDMRFVDKTSSVSRPSLRDRWYSPYR from the coding sequence GTGATTTTTAGAGGGGCGTTAGACGGCGTGCCAGAGAAAGTGGTTAGTTTAAACCCCTCTGTAAACGAGTTTCTGGCTATACTTAACATAAGTTTGGCAGGCCGCGACGCTTTTTCATATAGACCTGCGGAATTACTCAGAGTGCCGATTGTCGGAACCTTCGTAGACGTTAATATGGATGTGCTAGAGAAAATTCGGCCAGATCTCGTAATTTTATACTACCCAGTCCAAAAACATTTATTAGACGAAGTAACGAAAATTGCCAAGGCAGTTATAGCAGTTCCAACGCCGACAAATATAGACCATGTCGTGGCCATCTTTAGATTTTTTGCAAGAATATTTGATAAAGACGAGGAAGGGGATAGAGTCGCAGGTATATACCGAGAGTTGTTTAAAGGCGTACCGCTATATGACGACGTCTTGGCAATTATAAACCTAGGCGTTTACGACGTGGCTTGTAGCAACTCCTATGTCGCAGACGCGTTGACACATATAGGCTTGAGATATATGAGGGGCCTCCCTTGTGTGTTTAGACAAAACGAAAGCCCCCCAACCGAGTTGATAGAAAGAGCAAAATTTGTAGTTTATGAAGCCAAGGGGAAGATGTATTACGAAAAAGAGGTTCAGTTTCTTAGAGAGAAGCCGTATGTCGTAACTCCCAACGACACGTTAGCCCACTACGGGCCTTCGCTTCCGTTAGATCTCCAACTGCTTTTAAACGCAGTTGCAAAAGACATGAGATTTGTAGATAAAACCTCCAGCGTCTCTAGGCCGAGCCTAAGAGACAGGTGGTATTCTCCATATAGATGA
- a CDS encoding YkgJ family cysteine cluster protein — translation MTFHCQPDCALCCRASPVTVLPHEVYVLQRLAKELGVAVVFTPAYRVADLKSGLRIALSYLMHLNEEGKCPFLEGTKCKIHDLYKPLTCRSFPYLPKVIKYSVDPIAREIHIEVRFVMSTLCPVIRRDLTPKDVVKMSNINIAVKYAPRETEVALKTLEERYFYAKVLSELWKRGLVELAEEDKYPFFPVVNGFAFIRRFYPELTLEKLLR, via the coding sequence GTGACTTTCCACTGCCAGCCGGACTGCGCCTTATGTTGTAGAGCAAGTCCCGTCACAGTGTTGCCCCACGAAGTTTATGTATTGCAGAGGTTAGCCAAGGAGCTTGGCGTCGCGGTTGTTTTTACGCCTGCATATAGAGTTGCAGATTTGAAATCTGGGCTGAGAATTGCGTTGAGCTACCTAATGCATTTAAATGAAGAGGGGAAGTGTCCCTTCCTAGAGGGCACTAAGTGTAAAATCCACGACCTCTATAAGCCGCTGACTTGCCGCTCTTTTCCCTATTTGCCAAAGGTTATTAAATACAGCGTCGACCCAATAGCCCGTGAAATACATATAGAGGTGAGATTTGTCATGTCTACGTTATGCCCTGTGATCCGCCGCGATCTCACGCCGAAAGATGTAGTCAAGATGTCGAATATAAATATCGCGGTTAAATACGCACCAAGAGAGACCGAAGTGGCTTTAAAAACGCTGGAGGAGAGGTACTTCTATGCAAAGGTTTTGTCAGAGCTGTGGAAAAGGGGGCTGGTCGAACTGGCGGAGGAGGATAAATACCCGTTTTTCCCAGTGGTAAACGGCTTTGCGTTTATTAGGCGTTTTTACCCAGAGCTAACGCTAGAAAAGTTGTTACGCTAG